AAATGCTGGAAACCTGGGAATTCAAGAAGTAAATCAAAGACCGTATCAGAGCTTTTAGCATTTAATACGAAATTCATAGCATTTTTTGAAATGTATCTGTTCATTTTAAAGTATATTTTTTCAAAGGATTCTTTGTCCTTAGGGTTTAAGGCAACATTGAAAAATGCTAATATATCCTTTAGTACCCAATGGTTAAAGAAGTTTATTTTAGAGTCTCTTACATAAAAAGGAATATGGTGTCTGGTGAAGCTTTCTACAATGCCTACTAAAGATAGATTATTCCTGTATAATATAGCTGTATTATAATAGCATTGTTTTTTAAAAAGAGTATTTATAATATATGTGTATTGCTGATATTCATCCTTTACTTTGACTATAGTTATAGGTCTATTGCTTGGATTTGAGGTAGTCAGCTTTTTTGTATACCTATTAACATTTTTCTTAATGAACTCATTGCAAATATATACTATGTTATTTGAAGAACGGTAGTTTTCCTCCATGTAAAACATTTTTGAATTAGGGTATCTTTCCTTGAAATTCAACAACTCCTCAGGCATGGCTCCTCTAAAGCCGTATATGCTTTGGTCATCATCTGCTACTATAAACAGATTATTATTTGGCATAGAAATAAGTTTTATGATTTCATTTTGAATTTTTGAAGTATCCTGACCTTCGTCTACTTGTATATATTTAAACCTATTTCTATATTTTTTTAGTAAGTCTGGATTGGACTTAAGGATTTCATAGGCTATTGTTAGCATGTCATCAAAATCTATATAATTATTTTTTTTCTTAAAGCTTTCGTACATATTATAAATATCATTAAACCGACTAAAAGAATTATTGTTTAGTTTTAGAAAATCTTCTGTACTTATCATCATATTCTTTATATAACTGATACTGCTTTGAAGTTCTTCTAACTTATCATCATTAATAAATGCATTATTTACTTTCTTATATATATCTCTAAGTATGGTTGCTTTATTTGCAGAGGACATATCTCCCTCTATTAAACTATAGTAGGTTTTAGTTAAATTTGCATAATCTCTTAATATGGAGTATGCAAAGCTATGTATAGTTGAAAATATGGTTCTGCTTCCTATATTATTTCCAAATATAGAGGAAAATCTGTCTTTCATATCTCTTGCAGCAGCTTTACTAAAGGTAATGGATAAAATATTTTCAGGTTTAATATTATAGTTCATTATCATATGAGCAGTACGAGATATTAGTACTGTGGTTTTTCCAGCGCCAGGCACTGCTAAGACTATAGCTGGTCCATCCTTATGTAATACAGCTAGCTTTTGCTGTTCATTTAAATTTATTCTATATTTCATCCTTAGAAATTCAAAAAAATTGCTATCCAATGGTTAAACTCCTTTCACCTCATATAACTTAATATATTTTATCATATTTCTTCGAAAAACTATAAAAATGTAGTACAATAATAGTAACAGTATTTAGATTAGAGAGACTCTTATATGCTAGTTAAATTTAAGGAGGGATACCATAATGCATCAAGATGGCTATGTTAGAGCATATGATGGGTTAGAGTTATATTGTGTGAAGAGTATACCTGAAAATCCTAAAGGAATAGTAGTAATAGTTCACGGATTTGCTGAACATTTAGGAAGGTATGAGTATTTAACTAAGAGGTTAAATGAACACAACTACGGAGTTTATAGATTTGACAATAGGGGACATGGGAAAACTAAGGGAGATAGGGGGCATATCGATAAGTTTGAAGACTTCCTATATGATGCAGATACTATTGTGGAAATGGCAAAAGCAGAAAATGAGCTTCTTCCAATTTTTATGCTGGGGCATAGTATGGGAGGATTTATTACTGCAGCTTATGGTATCAAATATAAGGACAAACTAAAGGGACAGATTTTTTCAGGAGCAGCAACAGCAACATCACCTCAGGTTAAAGGAATGAAGGGAGAAATATTTGGATTAATAAATAAATTTGCACCTAAGCTTAGAATTAAAAATCCCATTTCAAACAAACTATGTAAAAAACAAGAAGTAGTGCATAATTATCTAAAAGATCCCTTAAACTTAAAAGATGCTACTTTGAACTTTTATGTTGAATTCTTAATAAGGGGAGTAAAATGGTTAAATGCTAATATAGAAGAGTATGCTTATCCTTGTTTAATACTACATGGTGAGGAGGATAAGATCGTTTCTAAGGAAGCATCTAAGAATTTTTATGAGAAAATATGCTCTGTCGATAAAAAAATAATAATTTTTGAAGGGCTATATCATGAAATAATGAATGAAGAAACAAGAGACGATGTTATTGACCATATATGTGCTTGGCTAGAGTCTAAATGCACTGAAAGTATGTAAAACTACATAGTCAACTGATTTTTCTTAATATTTCTATAATATATCGACAAAATATGACTGTTTTTTTGTTGTTTTTGTGTTAAAATCTTTATTAGTACATAAAAATTGAGGAGTGGTGTAGCGTGAAGGATCTCAATATCTTAAGTCCAGGACAACGACTAAAAGAGATTAGAAAGATGCTAAAACTTAGGCAGGATGAAATTGCTGGTGAGAAATTTTCTAAGAACTACATCTCTATGTTTGAAAATAATAGAAGGGCAATTAATGCTATTAATGCTACATATTTAGCTAATAAAATCAATGAGTATGCCAAATCCAAAGGATATGATGATATATATATTCAGCCATCATATCTATTAAAGAGTGAAGTAGATTTGGCTAGGGACAAATGTGAAAAGTGGATAGAAGAGGTTGAGACTAATTTAGAAATTAGTGATGCTGATTACATGA
The DNA window shown above is from Proteiniborus sp. DW1 and carries:
- a CDS encoding ATP-dependent helicase, which gives rise to MDSNFFEFLRMKYRINLNEQQKLAVLHKDGPAIVLAVPGAGKTTVLISRTAHMIMNYNIKPENILSITFSKAAARDMKDRFSSIFGNNIGSRTIFSTIHSFAYSILRDYANLTKTYYSLIEGDMSSANKATILRDIYKKVNNAFINDDKLEELQSSISYIKNMMISTEDFLKLNNNSFSRFNDIYNMYESFKKKNNYIDFDDMLTIAYEILKSNPDLLKKYRNRFKYIQVDEGQDTSKIQNEIIKLISMPNNNLFIVADDDQSIYGFRGAMPEELLNFKERYPNSKMFYMEENYRSSNNIVYICNEFIKKNVNRYTKKLTTSNPSNRPITIVKVKDEYQQYTYIINTLFKKQCYYNTAILYRNNLSLVGIVESFTRHHIPFYVRDSKINFFNHWVLKDILAFFNVALNPKDKESFEKIYFKMNRYISKNAMNFVLNAKSSDTVFDLLLEFPGFQHFQLENIRKLSIEFKRLSKKRPSEGILFIEEELEYTNYLKDNCKNLGYSYDSVKSIIANIKIIAKETKNIPEFLEKLNRLQKNIEDSKFNKGKNAVHLSTIHSAKGLEFERVYMIDLVDGEFPSSSTIEACNEGNLKPLEEERRLFYVGMTRARTYLDIITLDSVANEKAESSRFVKELQDIMLALQEFQIRNSIKIGSQIVHSKFGKGKVQNLNKDKIEIFFENAGLKKMSLSNCLKKGLLKV
- a CDS encoding alpha/beta hydrolase — protein: MHQDGYVRAYDGLELYCVKSIPENPKGIVVIVHGFAEHLGRYEYLTKRLNEHNYGVYRFDNRGHGKTKGDRGHIDKFEDFLYDADTIVEMAKAENELLPIFMLGHSMGGFITAAYGIKYKDKLKGQIFSGAATATSPQVKGMKGEIFGLINKFAPKLRIKNPISNKLCKKQEVVHNYLKDPLNLKDATLNFYVEFLIRGVKWLNANIEEYAYPCLILHGEEDKIVSKEASKNFYEKICSVDKKIIIFEGLYHEIMNEETRDDVIDHICAWLESKCTESM